In Listeria monocytogenes, the following proteins share a genomic window:
- a CDS encoding response regulator transcription factor, translated as MKQILVVDDDRHILKLVGHYLRAEGFRVLEAIDGIEAEKIVETEQVHLAVIDVMMPNMDGFELCQKMRASFPDIPVIMLTAKDALADKSRGFEVGTDDYVTKPFEPEELVFRIRALLRRSNQASEVKINIGNITIDQKSYGIKIGNQERMIPVKEFELLYQLASYPGRIFTREELIERIWQRDYDGSDRTVDVHIKRLRDHFDEEKDGIRIVTVRGVGYKLEEAT; from the coding sequence ATGAAACAAATATTAGTAGTAGATGATGATCGACACATACTTAAACTCGTAGGGCACTATCTCCGCGCAGAAGGTTTCCGTGTTCTTGAGGCGATTGACGGGATAGAAGCAGAAAAAATAGTTGAAACCGAGCAAGTTCATTTGGCGGTAATCGATGTGATGATGCCTAATATGGACGGTTTTGAACTTTGCCAAAAAATGCGCGCAAGTTTTCCAGATATTCCGGTTATTATGCTGACGGCCAAAGATGCGCTGGCGGATAAATCACGCGGTTTTGAAGTAGGAACAGATGATTATGTCACAAAACCATTTGAACCAGAAGAGCTGGTCTTTCGAATTCGCGCATTGCTACGGCGCTCCAATCAGGCGAGCGAAGTGAAAATCAACATCGGAAATATCACCATCGATCAAAAAAGTTACGGCATAAAAATTGGCAACCAAGAACGAATGATTCCCGTAAAAGAATTTGAACTCTTATATCAACTAGCGAGCTATCCCGGACGGATTTTTACCCGTGAGGAATTAATTGAGCGGATTTGGCAACGTGATTATGATGGCAGCGACCGGACAGTGGATGTACATATTAAACGTTTGCGGGACCATTTTGATGAAGAAAAGGATGGTATTCGAATTGTCACGGTACGCGGCGTTGGTTATAAATTGGAGGAGGCAACATGA